The Ignavibacteriota bacterium genome contains the following window.
TACTGCAGGAAGAATTATTGAAGCAGAAGGCTTACTCAATGAAATTTTGTATTCAAAAATGCTTTCAGTGAAACAAAAAGAACTCGCTAAATTAAGACTTGCTCAGATTTCTTTAGGAAATGATAACTATCAGGAATCAATTAATTTGACTGAATTTTCAAGTGATGATTTTCAAAATGAAGCACTGAGACTATATGTCAGGGGTACTTCTTTTCTATTTATGAAAAAATATGAAGAATCAATTCATTTATTAGAAAAATGTCTGGCGGTTGATTCGCCATCATTAGTGCAATCGGATGTAAGAAGAGTACTTGAATTAGCAAAAAAACTTTTTAATTAAATTTACTACATGATAAATTTAATTAATTCAGTGTTACACTTTTATTAGTAATTTTAATTTAACACAGCAATATAATGACAGAATCTCAAATCGAAAAATATTTGGTAAAACCTGGAACAAGCATAAATCTGCATAAGATTGACGCTTCCGAGTATAAAACATACAAAGGCAATAAAGAAACTGCCTTTGAAGAAGTCCGACAAATGAATATGAAGCTGGATGAACTTCAAAAGATTCAAAATGGCGAAAAAAAACATAAGGTTTTGATTGTTTTTCAAGGAATGGATGCAAGCGGTAAAGATGGTGCCATCAGAAATGTTTTTCACAGTGTAAATCCGAGTGGTGTTTATGTTGCGCACTTCGGAGCTCCATCGAGAAAAGAGCTGAGTCATGACTTCCTTTGGAGAATACATCAGGCTGCTCCTGCAAATGGCGAAATGGTGATTTTCAATAGGAGTCATTATGAAGATGTTCTGATAGTTCGTGTTCAGAATCTCAAACCAAAAGAAGTATGGCAAAGACGATTTCATCATATTGTAAATTTTGAACGGCTCTTATATGACGAAGGGACTAAAATTTATAAATTTTACCTCCATATCAGCAATGAAGAACAAAGACGAAGACTTCAGTCAAGAGTGGATAATCCGGACAAACATTGGAAAATCGAACCAAACGACTTTAAAGACAGAGAATTATGGAATGATTATATTGATGCATATAATGATGTGTTAAATAGAACAAGTCGCAAATGGGCGCCATGGTATATTATACCGGCTAATAAAAAGTGGTATCGGGATTTGATTATTTCAAATATTTTAGTCAAGGAATTATCCCAGCTTAA
Protein-coding sequences here:
- a CDS encoding polyphosphate kinase 2 family protein, producing the protein MTESQIEKYLVKPGTSINLHKIDASEYKTYKGNKETAFEEVRQMNMKLDELQKIQNGEKKHKVLIVFQGMDASGKDGAIRNVFHSVNPSGVYVAHFGAPSRKELSHDFLWRIHQAAPANGEMVIFNRSHYEDVLIVRVQNLKPKEVWQRRFHHIVNFERLLYDEGTKIYKFYLHISNEEQRRRLQSRVDNPDKHWKIEPNDFKDRELWNDYIDAYNDVLNRTSRKWAPWYIIPANKKWYRDLIISNILVKELSQLKMKYPKPKIDYSGIVVK